The following coding sequences lie in one Myxococcales bacterium genomic window:
- a CDS encoding 3'(2'),5'-bisphosphate nucleotidase CysQ encodes MSYARELEHACAMASEAGKLLIQIYETAFGYELKEGASPVTEADRVANSYLVDALRQAFPTDGVVAEESRDMSDALHKTRCWYVDPLDGTKEFIRRNGEFSVMLGLAIEGQATLGVVYQPVTDKLYSGIVGKGATLQRDGEKWPLRVTNTSTPSELRFVSSRSHRSSETDELLAQLGIHQKSVSGSVGLKAGLIAEEQADLYVHLSDKSCAWDACAPEAIVRAAGGCFTDLRGKPFVYGGTDLRNRHGIIACNKQAFDHVLPVIRSVGESMHLL; translated from the coding sequence GCGTTTGGCTACGAGCTCAAGGAGGGCGCAAGCCCCGTCACCGAGGCAGACCGTGTGGCCAACAGTTACCTGGTCGATGCATTGCGTCAGGCATTTCCCACTGACGGGGTGGTTGCCGAGGAGAGCCGAGACATGTCAGACGCACTGCATAAAACGCGCTGTTGGTATGTAGACCCTTTGGACGGCACCAAGGAATTTATTCGGCGCAATGGCGAGTTTTCGGTCATGCTCGGGCTGGCCATCGAAGGTCAAGCGACCTTGGGTGTGGTGTATCAACCCGTGACCGATAAACTGTACTCGGGAATAGTTGGAAAGGGTGCGACGCTGCAAAGAGATGGTGAGAAGTGGCCGCTGAGGGTGACAAATACCAGCACGCCATCCGAGCTGCGATTTGTGTCGTCGCGGTCGCATCGCTCAAGCGAAACAGATGAACTGCTTGCTCAGCTGGGCATACACCAGAAAAGCGTATCCGGCTCGGTGGGGCTCAAAGCTGGCCTCATTGCGGAGGAGCAAGCGGATCTTTACGTCCATCTGTCGGATAAATCGTGCGCATGGGATGCATGTGCGCCAGAGGCTATTGTGCGTGCCGCCGGCGGATGCTTTACAGATCTGAGAGGGAAGCCATTTGTTTACGGTGGCACGGATTTGCGAAACAGACACGGTATTATCGCCTGCAATAAACAGGCGTTTGATCACGTGTTGCCGGTCATTCGGAGCGTGGGCGAATCCATGCATCTCCTTTAG
- a CDS encoding trehalose-6-phosphate synthase, which translates to MSSTSKLVIVSNRGPYAEKVVRGKRKRVRAPGGLVTALDPVLRRYGGVWVSAQEPSATRALGVADTSRRKVQPGDTLQPEAYEIAEVPLARSVQLGYYDGVSNAVLWPLLHSFPPTMRVGQAPWASYVQANHAFADVVVANSHASNLIWVHDFHLMLVPELVRARREKVRMGWFCHVPWPGPDLFGILPWREEILNGLLGADVLAFHTEGYARNFLDCIARFTEGRVESSKNVIRLKNRRIRVDVAPIGVPVDEVQTLTASPSVTAQIEQIRSRVGGRKIVLGVDRLDYTKGIPERILGFEQFLRSDRSARNRYVYVQIMVPSRVDVEAYARLKAEIDRLVGDVNGRFSTVGRVAIHYLFRSLSQMSLYAHYRAADVALVTPLRDGMNLVAQEYVANRLDCDGVLVLSEFAGAAGYLKDAVIVNPYNITELAEALKTALTMPEREQRRRMRSLRTVVHKLDVHRWAEMCIEMISQKS; encoded by the coding sequence GTGTCATCAACATCTAAGCTGGTCATTGTCTCAAACCGCGGTCCATACGCCGAGAAAGTGGTGCGCGGCAAACGCAAGCGCGTGCGCGCTCCTGGGGGACTTGTGACCGCGCTCGATCCCGTGCTGCGCCGATATGGCGGCGTATGGGTAAGCGCGCAAGAGCCCTCAGCCACGCGCGCGTTGGGCGTCGCAGATACATCCCGCCGCAAGGTTCAGCCGGGCGACACGTTGCAACCAGAAGCTTATGAAATTGCAGAAGTGCCCTTAGCCCGCTCAGTTCAGCTGGGATACTACGATGGCGTGTCCAACGCCGTCCTATGGCCTCTTCTCCATAGTTTCCCGCCCACGATGAGAGTCGGCCAGGCGCCATGGGCTAGCTACGTCCAAGCCAACCATGCTTTCGCCGACGTGGTGGTTGCTAACAGCCACGCTTCGAATCTCATATGGGTGCACGATTTTCATCTGATGTTGGTGCCAGAGTTGGTGCGTGCTCGAAGGGAGAAAGTGCGAATGGGGTGGTTTTGCCATGTGCCTTGGCCCGGCCCAGACTTGTTTGGCATTTTGCCGTGGAGAGAAGAAATTCTCAACGGGCTCTTGGGCGCCGATGTATTAGCGTTTCATACGGAAGGTTACGCTCGCAATTTCTTAGATTGTATCGCGCGCTTTACTGAGGGGCGAGTTGAGTCTTCCAAGAACGTAATTCGCTTAAAGAACCGGCGGATTCGCGTGGATGTTGCGCCCATCGGCGTGCCGGTGGACGAGGTGCAGACTCTAACCGCGAGCCCTTCAGTGACTGCACAGATTGAGCAGATTCGCTCGCGCGTCGGGGGTCGCAAGATTGTGCTCGGCGTCGATCGGCTGGACTATACAAAAGGGATACCAGAAAGGATTTTGGGGTTTGAGCAATTTTTGCGCAGTGATCGCTCAGCCCGCAATCGCTATGTGTATGTACAAATTATGGTGCCAAGTCGAGTCGATGTGGAGGCTTATGCAAGACTCAAGGCAGAGATTGATCGTTTGGTCGGAGATGTGAATGGACGTTTCAGCACTGTCGGTCGCGTTGCAATTCACTATTTGTTTCGCAGCTTGAGTCAAATGTCTCTTTATGCCCACTATCGTGCCGCCGATGTGGCGCTTGTGACGCCACTTAGAGATGGCATGAACCTGGTCGCCCAAGAGTATGTGGCAAATCGGCTGGACTGCGATGGTGTGTTGGTGCTTAGCGAATTTGCGGGGGCGGCTGGCTACTTGAAGGATGCTGTCATTGTGAACCCTTACAATATTACGGAGCTCGCCGAAGCCTTGAAGACTGCTCTCACAATGCCTGAGCGGGAACAGCGGCGGCGTATGCGTTCGCTACGCACCGTTGTTCACAAACTAGATGTGCACCGTTGGGCTGAGATGTGCATAGAGATGATAAGCCAGAAGTCTTAG
- the otsB gene encoding trehalose-phosphatase: MKPSSLVQKVLTLPRPVLMAFDLDGTLTELTQDPHATALPDHVSEVLEDLSQHPALEIAIVTGRDLSAFTRMVKITNIWRAVEHGGLVFPPAAEAHAPAITSAQKSQLRKFEVWAEVHAVPLGADLEVKRTARGLHVRRLAATNPMLAEQLMDEASREASLLGLHVRTGRKMVEADSQRSRKVTALEHILRLSRASSLFFAGDDHTDFESIRFARRKHGIGVFVRSLERPQGPRAVTLNGPFEVQEMLEELRRALR; the protein is encoded by the coding sequence GTGAAACCCTCCTCACTGGTTCAAAAAGTTCTAACGTTGCCTAGGCCGGTTCTGATGGCATTTGATCTCGATGGCACGTTGACGGAGTTGACTCAAGATCCCCACGCGACAGCACTCCCTGATCACGTTTCAGAAGTGTTGGAGGACCTCAGCCAGCATCCGGCCTTGGAGATTGCGATTGTGACGGGCAGAGACTTGAGTGCTTTCACTAGAATGGTGAAGATTACAAACATTTGGCGCGCTGTAGAGCATGGCGGATTGGTATTTCCACCAGCGGCGGAGGCACACGCACCTGCAATCACCTCAGCACAGAAGTCGCAGTTACGGAAGTTCGAGGTGTGGGCAGAAGTTCATGCCGTGCCCCTCGGCGCGGATCTTGAGGTCAAACGAACGGCCCGCGGACTTCACGTACGCCGCCTTGCTGCCACGAATCCCATGTTGGCAGAACAGTTGATGGACGAGGCAAGTCGCGAAGCATCCCTCCTGGGACTGCATGTGCGAACGGGCCGTAAAATGGTGGAGGCGGATAGTCAGCGGTCTCGTAAGGTGACCGCGCTCGAGCACATTTTGCGCCTCAGCCGTGCAAGCAGCCTCTTTTTTGCGGGAGACGACCATACCGATTTTGAGTCCATTCGCTTTGCACGCCGCAAGCATGGCATCGGCGTGTTTGTGCGTTCTCTTGAACGTCCACAGGGACCGCGGGCCGTCACACTCAATGGCCCCTTTGAAGTGCAGGAAATGCTAGAGGAGTTGCGTAGGGCCCTACGGTAG
- the mgtE gene encoding magnesium transporter: MVTPAPDDRHPSESLLSKAALVDMHPEDIAEALLDRSSHVVLATLTALSISEAAGVFGRLSVDQRDALLELMPIKHSAALLDRMSPDDRADVIQELDPETATRLLAHLETSSPDAAADVRRLIAYSEESAGGLMTTQYIALPPETTVRDAISKLREHSRNRTPETIYYIYVTTPTNKLVGVVSLRDLILGEYSQVLSDIMTENVVHVEPSSDQEEVAKAIAKYDFSAIPVTGPRGRLLGVVTVDDVMDVVIEEATEDAQRMAAIEPIDAPYFATSVAMFIRKRAPWLIVLFFGELLTASVLTAYEADVSSMLTLVAFIPLIISSGGNTGSQSSSLIIRGLAVGELKPRDWWHVLSRELIVGIALGLLLGLVGFIRAYYTGDPGFSGSLGITVGVSIVAVVVLGALLGSLLPLAMQRLGLDPAVSSTPFIASLVDVAGLLLYFTIARIIFDLP, translated from the coding sequence ATGGTGACACCTGCGCCAGACGATCGGCATCCCTCAGAATCACTGCTCTCAAAAGCGGCTCTTGTAGACATGCATCCCGAAGACATCGCAGAGGCTCTTCTTGATCGCTCGTCACATGTGGTGCTCGCGACATTGACGGCACTTTCAATTTCCGAAGCCGCTGGTGTTTTCGGGCGCTTATCGGTGGATCAACGGGATGCATTGCTGGAACTCATGCCTATCAAGCACAGCGCCGCTTTGCTGGATCGAATGTCCCCGGATGATCGTGCGGATGTGATTCAGGAACTTGATCCGGAAACCGCAACCCGACTGCTTGCCCACCTCGAGACAAGTTCGCCTGACGCCGCTGCCGACGTTCGGCGATTAATTGCGTACTCGGAGGAAAGCGCGGGCGGTCTAATGACCACGCAGTACATCGCTTTGCCTCCTGAAACAACTGTGCGGGATGCAATCAGCAAGCTGCGTGAACACTCTCGCAATCGTACCCCGGAGACCATCTACTATATTTACGTCACGACCCCGACCAACAAACTTGTCGGGGTGGTCTCTCTTCGAGATCTTATTCTCGGAGAATACAGTCAAGTACTTAGCGACATTATGACGGAAAACGTCGTGCATGTGGAACCAAGCTCCGACCAAGAAGAGGTGGCAAAGGCGATTGCGAAATATGACTTTTCGGCCATACCTGTCACCGGTCCAAGGGGTCGGCTCTTAGGCGTAGTGACCGTGGACGATGTGATGGACGTTGTCATCGAAGAAGCCACCGAAGATGCCCAACGAATGGCCGCGATCGAACCTATTGATGCTCCGTATTTTGCGACAAGCGTTGCGATGTTTATCCGCAAACGCGCTCCTTGGCTCATCGTTCTCTTTTTTGGCGAGCTGCTCACTGCATCGGTACTTACAGCCTATGAAGCAGACGTTTCCTCAATGCTCACACTGGTCGCGTTTATTCCCCTTATTATTTCTTCAGGAGGAAACACCGGTTCTCAATCCTCATCATTGATCATCCGAGGTCTTGCCGTAGGGGAGCTAAAACCACGCGATTGGTGGCACGTTCTCTCGCGTGAACTTATCGTGGGGATCGCCCTTGGCCTGCTATTGGGCCTGGTGGGCTTTATACGAGCTTACTATACGGGGGATCCAGGGTTCAGCGGCAGTCTCGGTATCACCGTAGGGGTTAGTATCGTCGCCGTCGTGGTTTTAGGGGCGCTCTTGGGTTCGCTTTTACCCCTAGCAATGCAACGACTTGGGCTTGACCCCGCCGTCTCCTCGACGCCTTTTATCGCGTCTTTAGTAGATGTGGCAGGCTTGCTTCTTTACTTTACGATCGCCCGCATCATTTTTGACCTACCGTAG
- a CDS encoding PLP-dependent transferase, whose translation MATPKLHFETLAIHAGQEPDPNTGAVMQPIVLSTTFSQDGPGAHKGYEYTRSDNPNRRSLEICLASLEGASHGLAFSSGCAAISTVMQLLSPGDHVVACDDVYGGTRRLFDQVFSPLGLKISWVDLADASALSNTLQDNTRLVWIETPTNPMLKLLDIRALSQTCAAAKIPLAVDNTFATPMLQRPLELGASLVVHSMTKYLNGHSDVLGGAVLTNDDELAQRLRFLQNAVGAVPSPFDCFMVLRGLKTLPVRMHQHCVSAKHLSRWLSDHPGVKRVIYPGLQSHPQHALAQQQMLDFGGIISFEVEGGRAAAVALLKSVRIFTCAESLGGVESLIELPVMMTHASVPEDVRQELGISAGLIRISVGLENVEDLQNDLNFGLNAA comes from the coding sequence ATGGCTACTCCCAAACTGCACTTCGAAACGCTCGCCATTCATGCCGGGCAAGAACCCGATCCCAATACAGGCGCGGTCATGCAACCTATTGTGCTTTCGACCACGTTTTCGCAAGACGGGCCAGGCGCGCATAAAGGATATGAGTACACCCGTTCGGATAACCCCAACCGTCGTAGTCTTGAAATCTGCTTGGCTTCCCTTGAGGGAGCGAGCCATGGGCTTGCGTTCTCTTCTGGGTGTGCGGCTATCTCGACGGTCATGCAGCTTTTGAGCCCCGGCGATCACGTGGTTGCGTGCGATGATGTGTATGGCGGCACCCGACGGCTGTTTGATCAGGTATTTTCGCCGCTCGGACTCAAGATAAGTTGGGTGGATCTGGCGGATGCTTCCGCGTTGAGCAATACGTTGCAAGATAACACTCGACTGGTTTGGATCGAAACTCCGACCAATCCAATGTTGAAGTTGCTCGACATTCGAGCGCTATCTCAGACCTGTGCTGCTGCCAAGATCCCCCTCGCAGTGGACAACACCTTCGCTACACCGATGTTACAAAGGCCGCTCGAACTTGGCGCGAGCTTGGTCGTGCATTCGATGACGAAGTATTTGAACGGCCACAGCGATGTGCTTGGTGGCGCTGTGCTCACCAACGATGATGAGTTAGCCCAACGCCTTCGGTTTCTGCAGAACGCTGTCGGAGCGGTACCCTCACCGTTCGATTGCTTTATGGTGTTACGCGGCCTGAAAACTCTGCCGGTGCGTATGCATCAACACTGTGTTTCGGCAAAGCACTTGTCCCGCTGGCTTAGCGATCACCCGGGCGTAAAGCGCGTGATTTATCCGGGACTACAATCGCATCCTCAGCACGCGCTAGCCCAGCAACAGATGCTAGACTTTGGAGGCATCATCTCGTTTGAAGTAGAGGGTGGTCGTGCGGCGGCAGTGGCGCTCCTCAAATCTGTTAGAATTTTCACTTGTGCCGAGAGTCTGGGAGGCGTCGAATCTTTGATCGAACTGCCCGTCATGATGACGCATGCAAGCGTACCCGAAGATGTGCGTCAGGAGCTGGGCATATCCGCAGGGCTCATTCGTATTTCTGTCGGGCTCGAAAACGTCGAAGATTTGCAAAATGACTTGAATTTTGGTTTAAATGCAGCATGA
- a CDS encoding SpoVR family protein, with translation MVRFASHTRLPSELLDEQARIEAYARDFGLDFFPLFFEVLSFDQMNEVASYGGFPSRYPHWRFGMEYERLAKSHEYGLSKIYEMVINNNPSVAYLLEGNSLIEQKLVMAHVYAHVDFFKNNYVFNSTNQGVDPRTGGPIRKWIDTFANHGAIIRRWVDRVGVEEVERFIDVCLGLDNLIDPTRQENASTNKSAGWSDTDELAPEVPLLRVDREYMTDYINPREFVDSQRERLEIEQTKDKVFPSEPAHDVLAFLVEHAPLERWERDVLQIVRREACYFAPQGQTKIMNEGWATYWHSKIITEKAAHAGEIIDYADRCASVLAVQPGQLNPYKLGVELFRHIEDRWNKGRFGTEWDNCDDMETRRAFDRRVNLGREKLFEVRAFYNDVTFIDEFLTPDFVAHNKMYAFGYSARNSRWEIESRVFDEVKEKLLLALTNGGHPRIYIADANGSNRGELVLSHVYSGIDLRIDYAESVLAGLASIWKRPVELHTIIEGKESALRYDGAEHSQRSL, from the coding sequence GTGGTGAGATTTGCCTCGCATACAAGGCTTCCGAGTGAACTTCTCGACGAGCAAGCCCGAATTGAAGCTTACGCCAGAGACTTCGGTTTGGACTTTTTTCCGTTGTTTTTTGAGGTCTTAAGTTTCGACCAGATGAACGAAGTGGCCTCGTACGGGGGCTTCCCCAGTCGCTATCCCCACTGGCGCTTTGGCATGGAATACGAGCGGTTGGCTAAAAGCCATGAATACGGACTTTCAAAGATCTATGAAATGGTGATCAACAATAACCCTTCCGTCGCATATTTGCTGGAGGGCAACAGCCTAATTGAGCAAAAGCTCGTGATGGCACACGTATATGCACACGTCGATTTTTTTAAGAATAATTATGTCTTCAATTCCACTAATCAGGGCGTGGATCCTCGCACAGGCGGCCCGATCCGCAAATGGATTGATACCTTTGCAAATCATGGTGCTATTATTCGTCGCTGGGTGGACCGTGTAGGTGTGGAGGAAGTGGAACGTTTCATAGATGTCTGTCTTGGCCTCGATAATCTTATCGATCCCACGCGACAGGAGAACGCTTCCACCAATAAGTCTGCGGGCTGGTCCGATACGGATGAGCTTGCGCCCGAGGTGCCGCTTCTGCGCGTCGATCGCGAGTATATGACGGATTACATCAACCCCAGAGAGTTCGTAGATTCTCAGCGAGAGCGTCTTGAAATCGAACAGACTAAAGACAAAGTCTTCCCCTCTGAACCCGCACATGATGTGCTTGCATTTTTAGTTGAACACGCGCCTCTTGAGCGGTGGGAACGCGATGTGTTGCAGATCGTACGACGAGAAGCTTGCTATTTTGCACCCCAAGGGCAAACCAAGATAATGAACGAGGGTTGGGCGACCTATTGGCATTCGAAGATTATCACGGAGAAAGCCGCCCATGCTGGCGAAATTATAGACTATGCCGATCGATGTGCCTCCGTATTGGCCGTGCAGCCTGGTCAACTTAATCCTTACAAACTGGGCGTTGAGCTGTTTCGACATATCGAAGATCGGTGGAACAAGGGTCGGTTCGGAACGGAGTGGGACAACTGTGACGATATGGAAACTCGGCGGGCGTTTGACAGACGCGTTAATCTCGGAAGAGAAAAGCTGTTTGAGGTTCGTGCTTTCTACAATGATGTCACCTTTATCGATGAGTTCCTGACACCGGATTTCGTTGCCCACAACAAAATGTACGCGTTCGGGTATAGCGCCCGTAACAGCCGCTGGGAGATTGAGTCCCGCGTATTTGATGAGGTGAAAGAAAAGCTGCTTCTCGCCCTTACGAATGGCGGACATCCGCGCATCTACATTGCGGACGCCAACGGATCAAACCGGGGTGAGCTTGTACTCTCGCATGTATACTCCGGCATTGATTTACGCATTGATTATGCGGAATCGGTCCTAGCCGGACTCGCGAGCATTTGGAAAAGGCCCGTCGAACTACATACGATAATCGAGGGAAAAGAGTCAGCCTTACGATATGACGGCGCTGAACACTCTCAGCGAAGTCTATAG
- a CDS encoding DUF444 family protein, giving the protein MSLRIDHDHSRFRQIVRGKIRDNLRKYISQGELIGKQGNDFVSIPITQIDIPRFSFGDRQRGGVAQGDGDPGSPIAPGDSSLAPGHQAGDIAGEHLLEVDVTLDELAEILGEELELPRIETKGRSQITHEKDRYVGIRRSGPNSLRHFKRSYRRALRRQIAMGTYDPKRPVVFPVRDDMRFRSWKTQEQPAANAVIIYMMDVSGSMGDEQKEIVRMESFWIDAWLQHQYKHLRTRYLIHDAVAREVDRETFFRTRESGGTMISSAYKLAARMIESDYPTSEWNIYPFHFSDGDNWSVDDTLLCVDLLKSQLLPASNIFCYGQVESPYGSGQFIKDLRDNLVGDDRIVTSEIRDRDAIIGSIREFLGKGR; this is encoded by the coding sequence ATGTCCTTGAGAATCGACCACGATCACTCTCGGTTTCGACAGATCGTGCGTGGAAAGATCCGAGATAACTTGCGCAAGTACATATCTCAGGGCGAGCTGATTGGAAAACAAGGTAACGACTTTGTTTCCATTCCCATCACTCAGATCGACATTCCGCGGTTCAGTTTCGGAGACAGACAGCGAGGCGGGGTGGCTCAAGGCGACGGGGACCCCGGCTCTCCCATTGCTCCCGGAGACTCGTCTCTTGCGCCCGGTCATCAAGCCGGCGATATCGCGGGAGAGCATCTCCTTGAAGTAGATGTGACGCTCGATGAGTTGGCTGAGATTTTGGGCGAGGAACTCGAACTGCCACGTATTGAAACGAAGGGTAGAAGCCAGATCACCCATGAGAAAGATCGATATGTTGGGATACGGCGGTCCGGCCCCAATTCCTTGCGCCACTTCAAGCGGAGCTATCGACGAGCGCTACGCCGTCAGATCGCTATGGGGACTTACGATCCAAAGAGGCCCGTGGTTTTTCCCGTACGCGACGATATGCGGTTTCGATCTTGGAAAACACAAGAGCAACCCGCTGCCAACGCGGTCATCATTTATATGATGGATGTCTCGGGATCGATGGGTGATGAGCAGAAAGAAATTGTTCGAATGGAGTCATTTTGGATCGACGCGTGGCTTCAACACCAATACAAACACCTTCGTACGCGTTACCTGATTCACGATGCGGTTGCCCGCGAAGTCGACAGGGAGACGTTTTTTCGCACACGAGAGTCTGGCGGAACTATGATCTCTTCAGCATACAAGTTGGCGGCGCGCATGATTGAGTCGGACTACCCTACAAGTGAATGGAACATATATCCATTTCACTTTTCGGATGGAGATAACTGGAGCGTTGATGACACACTCCTCTGTGTGGATCTGCTCAAATCCCAGTTGCTCCCGGCCTCAAATATTTTCTGCTACGGGCAAGTCGAAAGCCCCTACGGATCGGGGCAATTTATTAAAGATCTGCGCGACAACTTGGTTGGAGACGACCGCATCGTAACCAGTGAGATTCGCGACAGGGACGCCATCATCGGGTCCATTCGCGAGTTTCTGGGCAAGGGAAGATAG
- a CDS encoding serine protein kinase encodes MMSSRFEMVSRIANFQNYDQYRNLHWEGSFEDYLQIVRDKPQVARNAFQRLYDMILSYGEEEYIDNKKRLIKYPFFSDPIDHGKDAIFGLDISLMRLVHVLQAASQGYGPERRVILLHGPVGSSKSTIARLLKKGLEHYSRTPEGALYSFKWCNLQGTGLINQEEQHGNYPCPMHEEPLRLIPVEWRKEALHELALGNDRYRVKVEGELDPACRFIFNALMEKHQGDWAKVVANHIRVKRLVLSEQDRVGVGTFQPKDEKNQDSTELTGDINYRKIAEYGSDSDPRAFNFDGEFNIANRGIVEFVEVLKLDVAFLYDLLGATQEHKIKPKKFAQTDIDEVIIGHTNEAEYQKLLNNEFMEALRDRTIKIDIPYITKLQQEIRIYQKDFSQEKLRGKHVAPHTLEVAAMWAVLTRLEQPKKHNLTHLQKMKLYDGKVLPGFTQDNVKELRKETKREGLEGISPRYVQDKISNTLVRDGAEGYINPFMVLNELEKGVKHHSLISNEEERKHYRELIGVVKSEYEEIVKNEVQRAISADEEAIGRICANYIDNIRAYALKEKVRNRYTGRDEEPDERLMRSIEEKIDIPENRKDDFRSEIMNYIGALAIEGKTFAYDTNDRLRRALEMKLFEDQKDSIKLSSFVANVIDKDTQDKIDVIKSRLIKHYGYNEASANDVLAFVSSIFARGDVKK; translated from the coding sequence ATGATGAGCTCACGTTTTGAGATGGTGTCTCGCATCGCGAATTTCCAGAATTACGATCAATACCGCAATCTGCACTGGGAGGGATCTTTTGAGGACTACCTGCAAATTGTCCGTGACAAGCCGCAGGTCGCTCGGAACGCATTCCAACGGCTCTATGACATGATTCTTTCGTACGGCGAGGAAGAATATATCGATAACAAAAAGCGGCTAATCAAGTACCCCTTTTTCAGCGATCCTATTGATCATGGCAAAGATGCAATATTCGGATTGGACATCTCCCTCATGCGCCTTGTGCACGTGTTGCAGGCCGCTTCTCAGGGGTACGGCCCGGAACGCCGGGTTATTTTGCTTCACGGGCCGGTGGGTTCCTCGAAAAGCACCATCGCACGCTTATTAAAGAAAGGCCTAGAACACTACTCACGCACGCCTGAAGGCGCGCTCTATAGTTTCAAGTGGTGCAACCTTCAAGGCACTGGCCTGATCAACCAAGAGGAGCAGCACGGAAACTATCCGTGCCCCATGCATGAGGAACCTCTTCGGCTCATCCCCGTTGAGTGGCGCAAGGAAGCGCTGCACGAATTAGCGCTCGGCAATGATCGCTATCGGGTGAAGGTTGAAGGCGAGCTCGACCCGGCGTGTCGTTTCATCTTTAACGCGCTGATGGAAAAACATCAGGGCGACTGGGCCAAAGTGGTGGCAAATCACATCCGGGTTAAGCGACTGGTGCTCAGCGAACAAGACCGCGTTGGGGTCGGCACCTTCCAACCCAAAGATGAGAAAAATCAGGATTCAACGGAACTGACCGGTGACATTAACTATCGAAAAATAGCGGAGTACGGCTCTGATTCTGATCCCCGCGCATTTAACTTCGACGGTGAATTCAATATAGCAAACCGTGGAATCGTCGAATTCGTCGAAGTGCTAAAGCTGGACGTCGCATTCTTATATGACCTGCTCGGAGCAACTCAGGAGCACAAAATCAAGCCAAAGAAATTCGCGCAAACGGACATTGACGAGGTCATCATTGGCCATACTAATGAAGCAGAATATCAGAAGTTGCTCAATAACGAGTTCATGGAGGCGCTGCGCGACCGGACCATCAAAATCGACATTCCATACATTACCAAGCTCCAGCAAGAAATACGGATATATCAGAAAGACTTCTCTCAGGAAAAGCTGCGGGGGAAGCATGTCGCTCCGCACACCTTGGAAGTTGCAGCGATGTGGGCGGTATTGACGAGGTTGGAACAGCCAAAGAAGCACAACCTTACCCACTTGCAGAAGATGAAGCTGTACGATGGCAAAGTGCTTCCTGGCTTTACGCAGGACAACGTAAAAGAGCTCCGTAAGGAGACAAAGCGCGAGGGACTCGAGGGGATATCCCCAAGGTACGTGCAAGATAAGATTTCAAACACGTTGGTGCGGGACGGGGCTGAGGGTTACATCAATCCCTTCATGGTCCTCAATGAGCTGGAAAAAGGCGTAAAACACCATTCGCTGATTTCCAATGAGGAAGAACGCAAACATTACAGAGAGCTCATAGGGGTTGTTAAATCCGAGTACGAAGAGATTGTGAAGAATGAGGTGCAGCGGGCGATCAGCGCAGATGAAGAAGCCATCGGAAGAATTTGCGCCAATTACATCGACAACATCCGCGCGTATGCACTGAAGGAAAAGGTGCGCAATCGCTATACGGGCCGGGACGAAGAGCCGGATGAGCGGCTTATGCGTTCTATAGAAGAGAAAATTGATATCCCGGAGAATCGCAAAGATGACTTTCGAAGCGAAATTATGAACTACATAGGAGCCTTAGCCATCGAAGGGAAGACTTTTGCGTACGATACTAACGATCGGCTGCGTCGCGCGTTAGAAATGAAGCTTTTTGAAGATCAGAAAGATTCGATAAAGCTCAGTAGTTTTGTCGCGAATGTTATCGACAAGGACACTCAAGACAAGATCGACGTGATCAAAAGCCGGCTTATCAAGCACTACGGCTACAACGAAGCGTCAGCCAATGATGTGCTGGCATTCGTGTCCAGCATTTTCGCACGGGGAGACGTAAAAAAGTAG